From one Deltaproteobacteria bacterium genomic stretch:
- a CDS encoding PAS domain S-box protein codes for MIDTNEQSDSFSAVLVSPHPQTGLRTFATAFELPPDANIVVVDCRESDPRTIFKNIREHAPAAHIIAWVKPKEAAKAAELLSIGYYDIVYSLPHLKQVLSRENTTQNLEWRLVRQLNMNAGLLQIISEIARKPDLQDVLQLSVSRISELFSIERVSVVVFDQQNQEGFVVMEREQETLANIAIKVNDYPELQQIINTKEPLIIADVFADNLLAGVRGKITQAHQPPRAAVLFPLIRKDQVVGALFLRSEEPMGELDDQLLAMGHLISSTTAIAIGHALEHDMLLSEKKALQRSKAWVDEQLIVLKELRDFLDQAKDGVLITDVDGVIRYANATAASLMHQTLEELPSRRFRDFLLPHCHALSERALRGDAVGDENGYVDLIVGTSDDIDIGSIVISAAIRPLASPEGVVISFRDVTALREIESELRQTKEFLENLIQSSVDAIIATDTDGSVILFNRAAEQMLGYTAREMVGRANMSVFYPRGEAWDVMKKLRSEAYGGRGRLQMVRKELIARNGETVPVNLTAAIIYEGNREVATVSILSDLRERRRIEEKLSQVQRKLQLTERQAVAVELAGAAAHELNQPLTSIMGYAELLRRKCQSNESEKKAVDIICKEVERMAAIVRKIGQITAYQTKPYIGGSQILDLSDSPPVDVNGDMSEVKK; via the coding sequence ATGATTGACACAAATGAACAAAGCGATAGCTTTTCAGCGGTACTGGTATCACCTCATCCGCAAACTGGCTTACGTACCTTTGCCACGGCTTTTGAGTTGCCACCAGATGCAAATATTGTTGTAGTTGATTGTCGTGAATCCGATCCACGCACAATATTTAAAAATATACGTGAACATGCACCGGCAGCACATATTATTGCTTGGGTTAAGCCCAAAGAAGCTGCTAAGGCAGCTGAATTACTTTCAATTGGTTATTATGATATTGTTTATAGTTTGCCTCATTTAAAGCAAGTATTATCACGTGAAAATACCACTCAAAATCTTGAGTGGCGTCTAGTTAGACAACTCAACATGAATGCAGGTTTACTGCAAATTATAAGTGAGATTGCACGTAAACCCGACCTGCAAGATGTATTACAGCTTTCAGTATCACGTATCTCAGAATTGTTTTCGATAGAACGTGTATCGGTTGTAGTCTTTGATCAGCAGAACCAAGAAGGTTTTGTGGTGATGGAACGCGAACAAGAAACGCTCGCCAACATTGCCATTAAAGTAAATGATTACCCAGAATTACAGCAAATTATAAATACCAAAGAGCCCCTAATTATTGCTGATGTTTTTGCTGATAATTTATTAGCTGGGGTACGTGGCAAAATTACACAAGCACATCAACCACCACGAGCAGCGGTACTCTTTCCACTCATTAGAAAAGACCAAGTAGTAGGCGCTTTATTTCTTAGAAGTGAAGAACCTATGGGTGAACTTGATGATCAGTTGCTTGCCATGGGTCATCTCATTTCTTCAACCACAGCGATTGCTATAGGCCATGCTCTTGAACATGACATGCTCCTTTCCGAAAAAAAAGCTCTACAACGCAGCAAAGCTTGGGTTGACGAGCAATTAATTGTTCTAAAAGAACTGCGTGATTTTCTCGATCAAGCTAAAGACGGTGTGCTTATAACTGATGTTGATGGTGTAATCCGCTATGCCAATGCTACTGCTGCCAGCTTGATGCATCAAACTCTTGAAGAACTACCCTCGCGTCGTTTTCGCGATTTTCTCTTGCCTCACTGTCACGCTTTATCTGAACGAGCTCTGCGTGGTGACGCTGTGGGTGATGAGAATGGTTATGTCGATTTAATTGTTGGTACCAGCGATGATATTGATATTGGCAGTATCGTTATCTCTGCTGCTATTCGCCCCTTAGCTAGTCCTGAAGGGGTAGTAATCAGTTTTCGTGATGTCACCGCTTTACGCGAAATTGAGAGTGAATTAAGGCAAACTAAAGAATTTCTCGAAAATCTTATCCAAAGCTCCGTTGATGCTATCATTGCCACTGATACTGACGGCAGCGTTATTTTGTTTAATCGCGCTGCTGAACAAATGCTTGGTTATACTGCACGCGAAATGGTTGGCCGCGCCAATATGAGTGTATTCTATCCACGTGGCGAAGCGTGGGATGTTATGAAAAAATTACGCTCTGAAGCTTATGGTGGTCGTGGCAGGCTGCAAATGGTGCGTAAAGAACTAATTGCACGCAACGGTGAAACAGTTCCAGTTAATTTAACTGCGGCAATTATTTATGAAGGAAACCGCGAAGTTGCTACCGTGAGTATTCTATCTGACTTACGTGAACGCCGCCGTATTGAAGAAAAACTATCACAAGTACAACGCAAACTGCAGCTAACTGAACGTCAAGCTGTTGCGGTTGAACTTGCTGGCGCTGCTGCTCATGAACTTAATCAGCCACTTACTTCAATAATGGGCTATGCAGAACTATTGCGACGAAAGTGCCAAAGTAATGAGAGTGAGAAAAAAGCTGTTGATATAATCTGTAAAGAAGTCGAGCGTATGGCCGCCATTGTTCGCAAAATCGGGCAAATTACCGCATATCAAACTAAGCCATACATTGGCG